Proteins co-encoded in one Cricetulus griseus strain 17A/GY chromosome 1 unlocalized genomic scaffold, alternate assembly CriGri-PICRH-1.0 chr1_1, whole genome shotgun sequence genomic window:
- the Dph3 gene encoding DPH3 homolog — MAVFHDEVEIEDFQYDEDSETYFYPCPCGDNFSITKEDLENGEDVATCPSCSLIIKVIYDKDQFMCGETVPAPSTNKELVKC; from the exons ATGGCGGTGTTTCACGACGAGGTGGAGATCGAGGACTTTCAATATGACGAGGACTCGGAGACATATTTCTACCCCTGCCCCTGTGGGGATAACTTCTCCATCACCAAG GAAGATTTGGAGAATGGAGAAGATGTGGCAACGTGTCCTAGCTGCTCTCTCATTATAAAAGTGATTTATGACAAA gATCAGTTTATGTGTGGAGAAACAGTCCCAGCACCTTCAACCAACAAAGAGTTAGTTAAATGCTGA